A region of Candidatus Flexicrinis proximus DNA encodes the following proteins:
- a CDS encoding Uma2 family endonuclease, with protein MIAQPPPSRIRKTNDEFFALPETIRIVELLDGEVIEMPPPTTDHQAVSTNLIVLLHGLIPDGRLFHAPTDVVFEEGYVPQPDIIWVAAGSPCIIEKKRLLGSPELLVEILSPSTEATDRGENTRFTSVMVSVNTGSSTRNNAS; from the coding sequence ATGATCGCTCAGCCGCCCCCTTCACGCATACGCAAGACCAACGACGAGTTTTTCGCCCTGCCTGAAACAATTCGAATTGTCGAACTGCTCGATGGAGAAGTGATCGAAATGCCGCCCCCGACAACCGACCATCAGGCTGTGAGTACCAATTTGATTGTCCTCCTGCATGGCCTGATCCCTGACGGACGGTTGTTTCACGCCCCGACCGATGTCGTGTTCGAAGAAGGGTATGTGCCGCAGCCGGATATTATCTGGGTTGCCGCGGGTAGCCCGTGCATCATCGAAAAGAAGCGTCTGCTGGGTTCGCCGGAACTGCTCGTCGAAATACTCTCCCCGTCGACAGAAGCCACCGACCGCGGCGAAAATACGCGCTTTACGAGCGTCATGGTGTCCGTGAATACTGGATCGTCAACCCGGAACAACGCTTCGTAG
- a CDS encoding cobalamin B12-binding domain-containing protein — protein MPDQKAIRVLIAKPGLDGHDRGAKVIARALRDAGFEVIYTGLRQTPEMIAEAALQEDVDVVGLSLLSGAHLTLVPKIREVMDAHELGDVPIILGGIIPDSDSAAMVKAGVKGIFGPGTSTQTIVEAIRRIVGERTT, from the coding sequence ATGCCGGACCAGAAAGCTATTCGTGTACTGATCGCCAAACCAGGGCTGGACGGCCACGACCGCGGCGCAAAAGTGATCGCGCGGGCGCTGCGCGACGCCGGTTTCGAGGTCATTTATACCGGCCTGCGCCAGACGCCGGAGATGATCGCGGAGGCCGCCCTGCAAGAGGACGTCGACGTGGTGGGGCTGAGCCTGTTGAGCGGCGCGCACCTGACGCTGGTGCCGAAAATCCGCGAGGTGATGGACGCGCACGAGCTGGGTGACGTGCCGATCATCCTGGGCGGTATCATCCCGGACAGCGACAGCGCGGCGATGGTCAAGGCCGGGGTGAAGGGCATCTTCGGGCCGGGGACCTCGACGCAGACGATCGTTGAGGCGATCCGGCGCATCGTGGGCGAACGCACGACCTAA
- the meaB gene encoding methylmalonyl Co-A mutase-associated GTPase MeaB produces MLALAQAVLDKSRRALARALTAIENGGPEADGLMADLYGFTGQAWVVGVTGAPGTGKSSLVTALAQVYRKQGKTVGIVAVDPTSPFTGGAILGDRIRMRDLSGDTGVFIRSMATRGSLGGLSRATRDAVRVIDAAGFDMILVETVGAGQSEVEIVRTAHTTLVVEAPGMGDDVQAIKAGILEIADILVVNKADRPGADNTVRSLRAMLELGHPTRPMADAPSMWQPPVVRTVATKEAQTMEDGIAELAALIDGHRAHLTEAGQLPSLERERIEIELADRLKQALYERLMAGTGAGQIAALVDAVVSRGMAPSQAVEALLSNVPATHTSAKPAAL; encoded by the coding sequence ATGCTGGCCCTGGCACAGGCAGTTCTGGACAAGAGCCGGCGCGCGCTGGCACGGGCGCTGACGGCCATCGAAAACGGCGGGCCGGAGGCCGACGGCCTGATGGCCGACCTGTATGGGTTTACCGGTCAAGCGTGGGTGGTTGGCGTGACGGGCGCGCCGGGGACGGGCAAGTCGTCGCTGGTGACGGCGCTGGCACAGGTATACCGCAAGCAGGGCAAGACGGTCGGTATCGTGGCGGTCGACCCAACCAGCCCGTTCACGGGCGGGGCGATTTTGGGCGACCGGATCCGCATGCGCGACCTGAGCGGTGACACGGGCGTGTTCATCCGCAGCATGGCGACGCGCGGGAGCCTGGGCGGGCTGTCGCGGGCAACGCGCGACGCGGTGCGGGTGATCGACGCGGCGGGCTTCGATATGATCCTGGTCGAGACGGTGGGCGCGGGGCAAAGCGAGGTCGAGATCGTGCGCACGGCGCACACGACGCTGGTGGTCGAAGCGCCGGGGATGGGCGACGACGTGCAGGCGATCAAGGCGGGAATCCTGGAGATTGCCGATATTCTGGTGGTGAACAAGGCGGACCGTCCGGGGGCGGACAACACGGTGCGTTCGCTGCGGGCGATGCTGGAACTGGGGCATCCGACGCGGCCGATGGCTGATGCGCCGTCGATGTGGCAACCGCCGGTGGTGCGGACGGTCGCGACCAAAGAGGCCCAGACGATGGAAGACGGTATCGCGGAACTGGCGGCGCTGATCGACGGGCACCGCGCACATCTGACCGAAGCCGGACAGCTGCCGTCCCTTGAGCGCGAGCGGATCGAGATCGAACTGGCCGACCGGCTGAAACAGGCGCTGTACGAGCGGCTGATGGCGGGGACCGGCGCGGGACAGATCGCCGCGCTGGTGGACGCGGTCGTGTCGCGGGGGATGGCGCCCAGCCAGGCGGTCGAGGCGCTGCTGAGCAATGTGCCGGCGACCCATACGAGCGCGAAACCGGCTGCGCTATAA